In Janthinobacterium sp. J1-1, a single genomic region encodes these proteins:
- a CDS encoding tyrosine-type recombinase/integrase, which yields MRGKLRSKGRAVHGVQAGPVKRILGAEELTTLIKWLPNFSNTVADVLTLYLWTCARGSEIMAMEVSEISEDDDGLWSTIPKAKMKNSWREHATDLRVPLIGRAEVVVRRRMDAAKGAYLFASRGKVPYMEQKSVGVAVWFHMPYSKTKPEDLRPRLPVTNWAPHDLRRSCRTQLAILGCTEEVAEAVLGHMKKGVVGVYNRHAYDQERREYLGWLNTHLEAL from the coding sequence ATGCGCGGCAAGCTGCGCAGCAAGGGGCGTGCGGTACATGGCGTCCAGGCTGGGCCGGTAAAGCGCATCTTGGGCGCGGAAGAGCTGACCACCTTGATCAAGTGGCTGCCGAATTTTTCAAATACAGTGGCCGACGTCCTGACGCTATACCTGTGGACATGCGCGCGCGGCTCGGAAATCATGGCCATGGAAGTGAGCGAAATCAGCGAGGATGATGATGGCCTCTGGTCGACAATTCCGAAGGCGAAAATGAAGAATTCATGGCGCGAACATGCTACCGATTTGCGCGTGCCTCTGATTGGCCGGGCTGAAGTCGTGGTGCGCCGACGCATGGATGCAGCTAAAGGAGCATACCTTTTTGCATCGAGGGGCAAGGTGCCTTACATGGAGCAAAAGTCGGTGGGTGTGGCTGTGTGGTTTCACATGCCGTACAGCAAAACGAAGCCGGAAGACCTGCGGCCGCGCTTGCCAGTGACGAATTGGGCGCCACACGATTTGCGGCGTAGCTGTCGCACGCAACTGGCAATACTGGGATGCACGGAAGAGGTGGCCGAGGCGGTGCTGGGTCATATGAAGAAGGGCGTCGTCGGCGTATATAACCGGCATGCATACGATCAGGAGCGTAGAGAGTACTTGGGCTGGCTCAATACGCATCTTGAAGCTTTGTAA
- a CDS encoding IS630 family transposase, which yields MDYLARAGRCELLFYDESGFSPNPPIQSGWSPIGQTRGVEPLSHGERVNVLGALSHDHKLHWRTQRRPTVRDDVIAFFDELAAQKHTVPRIVVLDNASFHKGPQIEKCRRKWVAQGLFLYYLPPYSPELNRIEILWKQAKYFWRRFAGLKGSELLSEVESLMKGFGTAFTINFV from the coding sequence TTGGATTACTTGGCACGCGCCGGGCGGTGTGAACTGCTGTTTTATGACGAATCCGGTTTCAGCCCGAATCCGCCGATTCAGTCCGGTTGGTCGCCGATTGGACAGACGCGTGGCGTGGAACCGCTGTCACATGGCGAGCGCGTGAATGTTCTGGGTGCGCTCAGCCATGACCACAAGCTGCACTGGCGAACGCAACGTCGGCCGACAGTACGCGACGACGTGATCGCTTTTTTCGACGAACTCGCGGCACAAAAACATACCGTGCCGCGCATTGTCGTACTGGACAATGCGTCATTTCATAAGGGGCCGCAGATTGAGAAATGCCGACGAAAATGGGTGGCACAGGGGCTGTTTCTGTATTACTTGCCCCCTTACAGCCCGGAACTGAATCGCATCGAGATCCTGTGGAAACAGGCCAAGTACTTCTGGCGCCGTTTCGCCGGGCTGAAAGGAAGTGAGTTGTTGAGCGAGGTGGAATCCTTGATGAAAGGTTTCGGAACTGCATTCACAATAAATTTCGTCTGA
- a CDS encoding transposase, producing MDTIIQPVAIRAKRGPYRRHSDEFKRAAVARTQVDGASVSLIARELKINTNQLFSWRKRFGDQALAGGNAPSQLVAVTVLDTLPASAPVASVPPGVIVLSVGQAQLRLEGQVDATTLTLLLARLLP from the coding sequence ATGGACACAATCATTCAACCAGTTGCAATTAGGGCGAAACGCGGGCCGTATCGCCGTCACAGCGATGAATTCAAGCGTGCCGCTGTCGCACGTACGCAGGTCGATGGCGCCTCTGTCTCGCTGATCGCCCGCGAACTCAAGATCAACACCAATCAGTTGTTCAGTTGGCGCAAGCGTTTCGGTGACCAGGCGCTTGCCGGCGGCAATGCGCCAAGCCAGCTGGTGGCCGTCACAGTGCTCGACACCTTGCCCGCAAGTGCACCGGTCGCCAGCGTCCCGCCCGGCGTGATCGTGCTCAGCGTGGGCCAGGCCCAGCTGCGTCTGGAAGGCCAGGTCGACGCGACCACGCTGACGCTGTTGCTGGCGCGGCTACTGCCATGA
- the tnpB gene encoding IS66 family insertion sequence element accessory protein TnpB (TnpB, as the term is used for proteins encoded by IS66 family insertion elements, is considered an accessory protein, since TnpC, encoded by a neighboring gene, is a DDE family transposase.) gives MIGLPAGTKIWLAAGVTDMRAGMNGLAVKVQAALAEDPFSGHVFVFRGRRGDMLKVLWWSGDGLCLLSKRLERGRFVWPQAADGSVALTQAQLSMLLEGIDWRRPERTWRPTAAL, from the coding sequence ATGATCGGTTTGCCAGCAGGCACGAAGATATGGCTGGCCGCCGGCGTCACCGACATGCGTGCAGGCATGAACGGGCTGGCCGTCAAGGTGCAGGCGGCGCTGGCCGAAGACCCGTTCAGCGGCCACGTGTTCGTGTTTCGGGGGCGGCGCGGCGACATGCTCAAGGTGCTATGGTGGAGTGGTGATGGCCTGTGCCTGCTGTCCAAGCGGCTTGAGCGCGGGCGCTTCGTCTGGCCGCAGGCCGCCGACGGCAGTGTCGCCCTGACGCAGGCACAGCTGTCGATGCTGCTCGAGGGCATAGACTGGCGTCGGCCAGAGCGTACCTGGCGCCCGACAGCGGCCTTGTAA
- a CDS encoding IS66 family transposase: MLNPADLPNDIDALKALLWAREVEVAGLKAQLNTRAAEIEHLKLQIAKLRRMQFGRKSEKLDHQIEQLELQLEDLQADDAEAEREMPAADQAPRKRAARKPLPEHLPRDEQRYLPPDEACPSCGGKLHQLGEDVAEQLEFVPASFRVIRHVRPKLACGGCDAIVQAPAPSRPIARGIAGPGLLAHVLVAKFADHLPLYRQSVIYAREGVELDRALLASWVGAASALLRPLVEAIRQHVLAGTKLHADDTPVPVLAPGNGKTKTGRLWTYVRDDRPAGDNTPPAVWFAYSPDRKGIHPQSHLAQFKGVLQADAYAGFNALYDNGDIHEAACWAHARRKFHDLHAARPSPLTTEALRRIAELYLIEAEIRGKPPDQRKSVRQTEACPLLDDLERWLRTSLEKLSRKSDTAAAILYALNLWPALTRYCDNGAIEIDNSAAERALRGIAIGRRNYLFAGADSGGERAAAIYSLIGTAKLNGIDPEAWLRHVLANIADHPVNRVDAFLPWNCTAQLPSA, translated from the coding sequence ATGCTCAACCCTGCCGACCTGCCCAACGACATCGATGCCCTGAAGGCATTGCTGTGGGCACGCGAGGTCGAAGTGGCGGGTTTGAAAGCGCAGTTGAATACCCGCGCCGCCGAGATCGAGCATCTGAAACTGCAGATCGCCAAGCTGCGGCGCATGCAGTTTGGCCGCAAGTCCGAAAAACTCGACCACCAGATCGAACAACTGGAGTTGCAGCTTGAAGACTTGCAGGCCGACGACGCCGAGGCCGAACGGGAGATGCCGGCAGCGGACCAGGCGCCGCGCAAACGGGCGGCACGCAAGCCTTTGCCCGAGCATCTGCCGCGTGATGAACAGCGCTACCTGCCTCCCGATGAAGCCTGCCCGTCCTGCGGCGGCAAGCTGCATCAACTGGGCGAGGACGTGGCCGAGCAACTCGAGTTCGTGCCGGCCAGCTTCCGCGTGATCCGTCACGTGCGCCCGAAACTGGCCTGCGGCGGCTGCGACGCCATCGTGCAGGCGCCGGCGCCAAGCCGGCCGATCGCCCGCGGTATCGCCGGTCCGGGCCTGCTGGCGCATGTGCTGGTGGCCAAGTTCGCGGATCACCTGCCGTTGTACCGGCAGTCGGTGATCTACGCACGCGAGGGTGTCGAGCTGGACCGGGCCCTGCTGGCCAGCTGGGTCGGCGCTGCCAGTGCGCTGCTGCGCCCGCTGGTCGAAGCGATCCGTCAACACGTACTGGCTGGCACCAAACTGCATGCCGATGACACGCCGGTACCAGTGCTCGCGCCTGGCAACGGCAAAACCAAAACCGGGCGGCTGTGGACTTACGTGCGTGATGATCGGCCAGCTGGCGACAACACGCCGCCGGCGGTGTGGTTCGCCTACTCGCCTGATCGTAAAGGCATCCATCCGCAAAGCCACCTGGCCCAGTTCAAGGGCGTGTTGCAAGCCGATGCCTACGCCGGCTTCAACGCGCTGTACGACAACGGCGATATCCACGAGGCAGCCTGCTGGGCGCACGCGCGGCGCAAGTTCCACGACCTGCATGCCGCACGGCCATCGCCGCTGACCACCGAAGCGCTGCGGCGCATCGCCGAGCTGTATCTGATCGAAGCCGAAATCCGTGGCAAACCGCCGGACCAGCGCAAGTCAGTGCGGCAGACAGAAGCATGCCCCTTGCTCGATGACCTGGAGCGCTGGCTGCGCACGTCTCTGGAAAAGCTGTCCCGCAAGTCGGACACGGCAGCGGCCATCCTGTATGCCCTGAACCTGTGGCCGGCCCTGACGCGCTACTGCGACAACGGCGCCATCGAGATCGATAACTCGGCAGCCGAACGGGCATTGCGCGGTATCGCCATCGGCCGGCGCAACTACCTGTTCGCCGGCGCCGACAGCGGTGGCGAACGGGCGGCCGCGATCTACTCGCTGATCGGCACCGCCAAGCTCAATGGTATCGACCCCGAAGCCTGGCTGCGCCATGTGCTGGCCAACATCGCCGATCATCCGGTCAACCGGGTTGACGCCTTCCTGCCCTGGAACTGCACCGCGCAGCTCCCTTCAGCCTAA
- a CDS encoding helix-turn-helix domain-containing protein → MKLLILQPAEQQTLRDMGVFHQHPRVRIRAQAIVRLSQGLTLQQTANEFHVHLNSIEAWRQRWNKQGLMGLYEGHHTGRKRKWTAEQQ, encoded by the coding sequence ATGAAACTACTGATACTACAACCGGCTGAACAGCAAACATTGCGCGACATGGGTGTTTTTCATCAGCATCCACGTGTACGGATACGTGCCCAAGCGATAGTTCGATTGAGTCAGGGACTGACTTTGCAGCAAACCGCGAACGAATTCCATGTCCATCTGAACAGCATTGAAGCATGGCGGCAACGCTGGAACAAGCAAGGCCTGATGGGTCTTTATGAAGGCCATCATACCGGGCGCAAACGCAAGTGGACGGCCGAACAGCAGTAA
- a CDS encoding GGDEF and EAL domain-containing protein has product MNNNQAQPMTISCHITEARRLQALRKLNLLDTPPSEAFDRITRMAARFFNLPIAAVSLTDANRQWFKSRVGVEHTSIPRMQAPCGAVADSRDVLVIADLLADAGYCDSPLAAGGVRYYAGAPLITQDGHCLGALCVLGNAPRETTPEELGSLQDLAGMVMAQIEMMHAIGRVDPVSGLPNRTQFIEDFQDMQKDRPSGEWRLAILINLATPEQLAHAARAMDSVYLDDLVNDAAAWIRDELGDGRKVYHVATTQFALLAAPGITLDACLPVIEAKIAGAIASIKTSFVATPAVGVAPFEVGTADCLSVLRRAQSAVQDALERSSHVAVYSAHEDRLYRRRFTLLGDFARALASGDQLRLVYQPRIDIASGLCVGAEALLRWNHPTLGAIGPAEFIPFIERSRLAQATTAWVLETALAQQRAWREAGMALQLSLNVSAANLLEPDLAGRVTGALDRRGLPRDCLELEITESAIMEQPARAHATLEAIAASGVHLAIDDFGTGYSSLAYLQRMPADVVKIDQSFIRELETDTRQQGLVKAMISLSQDLGHRVVAEGVENEAVLAFLREAGCDEAQGYLFARPLEADVFTAWYVGRMVAQAQQLSLNIAPMPANGMVVAAS; this is encoded by the coding sequence TTGAATAACAACCAAGCCCAACCCATGACCATTTCCTGCCATATCACCGAAGCGCGCCGCCTGCAGGCGCTGCGCAAGCTCAATCTGCTCGACACGCCGCCCAGTGAGGCCTTCGACCGCATCACGCGCATGGCGGCGCGCTTTTTCAATCTGCCGATCGCCGCCGTGTCGTTGACCGATGCCAACCGGCAATGGTTCAAGTCGCGCGTCGGCGTCGAGCACACCTCGATACCGCGCATGCAGGCGCCGTGCGGCGCAGTGGCCGACAGCCGCGACGTGCTTGTGATTGCCGATCTGCTGGCCGACGCCGGCTATTGCGACAGTCCGCTGGCCGCCGGCGGCGTGCGCTATTACGCGGGCGCGCCCCTGATCACGCAGGATGGCCATTGCCTGGGCGCCTTGTGCGTGCTGGGCAACGCGCCGCGCGAGACGACGCCGGAAGAGCTGGGCAGCTTGCAGGACCTGGCCGGCATGGTGATGGCGCAGATCGAGATGATGCATGCGATTGGACGCGTCGATCCGGTCAGCGGCTTGCCGAACCGCACCCAGTTCATCGAAGATTTCCAGGACATGCAAAAAGACCGCCCCAGCGGCGAATGGCGCCTGGCCATCCTGATCAACCTGGCCACGCCGGAGCAGCTGGCGCACGCCGCGCGCGCCATGGATTCGGTTTACCTCGATGACCTGGTCAACGACGCGGCCGCCTGGATACGCGACGAGCTTGGCGATGGCCGCAAGGTCTACCACGTGGCCACCACCCAGTTCGCGCTGCTGGCGGCTCCCGGCATCACGCTCGACGCTTGCCTGCCGGTGATCGAAGCGAAAATCGCCGGCGCCATCGCCTCCATCAAGACCAGTTTCGTCGCCACGCCCGCGGTCGGCGTGGCGCCGTTCGAAGTGGGCACGGCCGATTGCCTGAGCGTGCTGCGCCGCGCGCAAAGCGCGGTCCAGGACGCGCTTGAGCGATCCAGCCATGTGGCCGTGTATTCCGCGCATGAAGACCGGCTGTATCGCCGCCGCTTCACCTTGCTGGGCGACTTCGCGCGGGCCTTGGCCAGCGGCGACCAGCTGCGCCTGGTGTACCAGCCGCGCATCGATATCGCCAGCGGCCTGTGCGTGGGCGCCGAGGCCTTGCTGCGCTGGAACCACCCGACCCTGGGCGCCATCGGCCCGGCCGAATTCATCCCCTTCATCGAGCGCTCGCGCCTGGCGCAAGCCACCACCGCCTGGGTGCTCGAAACGGCGCTGGCGCAGCAACGGGCGTGGCGCGAGGCGGGCATGGCCTTGCAGCTGTCGCTCAATGTATCGGCCGCCAACCTGCTGGAGCCGGACCTGGCCGGCCGCGTGACCGGGGCGCTCGACCGGCGCGGCCTGCCGCGCGACTGCCTGGAACTGGAAATCACGGAAAGCGCCATCATGGAGCAGCCGGCCCGGGCGCATGCCACGCTCGAGGCGATCGCCGCCAGCGGCGTGCACCTGGCAATCGACGACTTCGGCACCGGCTACAGCAGCCTGGCCTATCTGCAGCGCATGCCGGCCGACGTGGTCAAGATCGACCAGTCCTTTATCCGCGAACTGGAAACCGATACGCGCCAGCAGGGCCTGGTGAAAGCCATGATTTCACTGTCGCAGGATCTGGGCCACCGGGTGGTGGCCGAAGGCGTGGAAAACGAGGCCGTGCTGGCCTTCCTGCGCGAGGCCGGCTGCGACGAAGCGCAAGGCTATCTGTTTGCGCGGCCGCTGGAGGCGGACGTGTTTACGGCCTGGTATGTGGGAAGGATGGTGGCGCAGGCGCAGCAGTTGTCCTTGAATATTGCGCCCATGCCAGCAAACGGGATGGTGGTTGCCGCTTCCTGA
- a CDS encoding transporter — protein sequence MSVPKFLPHLALLCLCIAASTVHAQQAPDDAVTPYRPSVSSPAQLPVPGQLELELGGLHTRLDDDRRASLPYTVKLAFNETWGVLLGGEAFVSERDGGSPRKQGLGDTTVELKHAFLVSPATAFGVELGAKVPTARKVIGSGRADYSINGIYSQDIASVHMDSNLNVTRMGAADAGEGRVQTGASVSLSLPLDEHSGATGELSGTRRPGAGSTAQVLFATTYSPAKRLAIDFGFAHGLNRASPKWSFFSGFVMPLARLW from the coding sequence ATGTCCGTCCCGAAATTCCTCCCCCATCTCGCCCTGCTCTGCCTGTGCATCGCCGCCAGCACCGTGCACGCCCAGCAAGCCCCGGACGATGCGGTCACGCCTTACCGTCCTTCCGTCTCCAGCCCGGCGCAACTGCCCGTACCAGGGCAGCTGGAGCTGGAGCTGGGTGGCCTGCACACCAGGCTCGACGATGACCGCCGGGCCAGCCTGCCCTACACCGTCAAGCTGGCTTTCAACGAGACCTGGGGCGTGTTGCTGGGGGGCGAGGCCTTTGTTTCCGAGCGCGATGGCGGCAGCCCGCGCAAGCAGGGCCTGGGCGATACCACCGTCGAGCTCAAGCATGCTTTCCTGGTCAGCCCGGCTACCGCCTTCGGCGTGGAACTGGGCGCCAAGGTGCCGACGGCGCGCAAGGTGATCGGCAGTGGCAGGGCGGACTACAGCATCAATGGCATCTACAGCCAGGATATCGCCAGCGTGCATATGGACAGCAATCTGAACGTGACGCGCATGGGCGCCGCCGATGCGGGCGAGGGGCGCGTGCAGACGGGCGCCTCGGTCTCATTGTCGCTGCCGCTGGACGAACATTCGGGCGCCACGGGCGAGCTGTCCGGCACGCGCCGGCCAGGCGCCGGCAGCACGGCCCAGGTTCTGTTCGCCACCACCTACAGCCCGGCCAAACGGCTGGCGATCGACTTTGGCTTTGCGCACGGACTCAATCGCGCGTCACCCAAGTGGTCGTTCTTCAGCGGCTTTGTGATGCCGCTGGCGCGCCTGTGGTAA
- a CDS encoding peptidase domain-containing ABC transporter, protein MHLPSLAHLSFWRSNRLPVLLQTEAAECGLASLCMVASYWGHQIDISSMRRRFSVSLKGVTLKGLMAMAQGLALHTRPLKLDMQHLPELKLPAILHWDLNHFVVLKSVSGSHATIHDPAVGERRLALAEVAKHFTGVALELTPTAEFKKVEEKQQFSLLSLMGRVVGLKRGLLQLLVLGLALQVCALVAPFYMQWLVDEALLAADRDLITVLGCGFLLLVLIQTAIGAVRSWITTVLATNLNLQWLGNAFAHLLKLPLPYFEKRHTGDIVSRFNSIQTMQRSLTTQFVEVAIDGVLVLATLGMMLIYSPLLAGVACIAVLLYVLLRWSIFKALREATAEQIIHAAKQQTHFLESVRGIQSIRLFGRNEERRASWMNALADQFNADLRIARLSVSYQTANTFLFSAERVIIIWMAALAVLDNRFSVGMLFAFISYKDQFSQRMASLVDKLFELRMLRLHGERVADIVLTRAEEDSNDVEIDVEHISPSIEIRNLAFRYADSEPYVLSGLNLTIPAGQCIAVTGPSGCGKTTLMKLLLGLLEPTEGEILIGGVTLANLGMKNYRQLLGTVMQEDSLFAGSIADNISFFAPSPNPQQVQACAQLAAVHGEIAAMPMGFNTLVGDIGSGLSGGQKQRILLARALYCNPKLLVLDEATSHLDVWNEQAVNAAIQKIRLTRVIVAHRPETIAMAERLVVLQQGKIVKDVMQETRESA, encoded by the coding sequence ATGCATCTCCCCTCTCTTGCTCATTTGTCTTTCTGGCGCAGCAATCGCCTGCCCGTGCTGCTGCAGACGGAAGCGGCCGAATGCGGCCTGGCCAGCTTGTGCATGGTGGCCAGTTACTGGGGCCACCAGATCGATATTTCCAGCATGCGCCGACGCTTTTCCGTCTCGCTGAAAGGTGTCACGTTAAAAGGCCTGATGGCGATGGCACAGGGCCTGGCGCTGCATACGCGGCCGCTGAAACTGGACATGCAGCACTTGCCCGAACTGAAACTGCCGGCGATTTTGCACTGGGACCTGAACCATTTCGTGGTGCTCAAATCGGTCTCCGGCAGCCACGCAACCATCCACGACCCGGCCGTCGGCGAACGCCGCCTGGCGCTGGCGGAAGTGGCCAAGCATTTTACGGGCGTGGCACTGGAACTGACGCCGACCGCCGAGTTCAAAAAAGTCGAGGAAAAGCAGCAGTTTTCCTTATTGTCGCTGATGGGTCGGGTGGTGGGCCTCAAGCGCGGCCTGCTGCAACTGCTGGTGCTGGGCCTGGCCTTGCAGGTGTGCGCGCTGGTGGCGCCGTTCTACATGCAGTGGCTGGTCGACGAAGCGCTGCTGGCGGCCGACCGCGACCTGATCACGGTGCTCGGTTGCGGCTTCCTGCTGCTGGTGCTGATACAGACGGCGATTGGCGCCGTGCGCTCGTGGATCACCACCGTGCTGGCGACGAATCTGAATCTGCAATGGCTGGGCAATGCGTTTGCGCATTTGTTGAAGCTGCCGCTGCCGTATTTCGAGAAGCGCCACACGGGCGACATCGTCTCGCGCTTCAATTCGATCCAGACCATGCAGCGCAGCCTGACGACGCAATTTGTCGAAGTCGCGATCGACGGCGTGCTGGTGCTGGCCACCTTGGGCATGATGCTGATCTACAGTCCGCTGCTGGCTGGCGTGGCCTGCATCGCGGTGCTGCTGTACGTGCTGCTGCGCTGGAGCATCTTCAAGGCCCTGCGCGAGGCGACCGCCGAGCAGATCATCCACGCCGCCAAGCAGCAGACGCACTTCCTGGAATCGGTGCGCGGCATCCAGAGCATCCGCCTGTTCGGCCGCAATGAAGAGCGCCGCGCCAGCTGGATGAATGCGCTGGCCGACCAGTTCAACGCCGACCTGCGCATCGCGCGCCTGTCGGTGTCTTACCAGACCGCCAATACATTTTTATTCAGCGCCGAACGAGTGATCATTATCTGGATGGCCGCGCTGGCGGTGCTCGACAACCGTTTTTCGGTCGGCATGCTGTTTGCTTTTATCAGCTACAAGGACCAGTTCAGCCAGCGCATGGCCAGCCTGGTCGACAAGCTGTTCGAACTGCGCATGCTGCGCCTGCATGGCGAGCGGGTGGCCGATATCGTGTTGACCCGCGCGGAAGAAGACAGCAACGACGTCGAAATCGACGTCGAGCATATTTCGCCATCGATCGAGATCCGCAACCTGGCGTTCCGTTACGCCGACAGCGAACCCTATGTGCTGAGTGGGCTGAACCTGACGATACCGGCCGGCCAGTGCATTGCGGTGACCGGCCCGTCCGGTTGCGGCAAGACGACCCTGATGAAACTGCTGCTGGGCCTGCTGGAGCCGACCGAAGGCGAGATCCTGATCGGCGGCGTGACGCTGGCGAACCTGGGCATGAAGAATTACCGGCAACTGCTGGGCACCGTGATGCAGGAAGACAGCCTGTTCGCCGGTTCGATCGCCGACAATATCAGCTTCTTTGCGCCGTCGCCGAACCCGCAGCAGGTGCAGGCCTGCGCGCAACTGGCGGCCGTGCACGGAGAAATTGCCGCCATGCCGATGGGCTTCAATACCCTGGTGGGCGATATCGGCAGCGGCCTGTCGGGTGGTCAGAAGCAGCGTATCCTGCTGGCGCGCGCACTGTACTGCAATCCGAAACTGCTGGTGCTGGATGAGGCGACCAGCCATCTGGACGTGTGGAATGAGCAGGCGGTGAATGCGGCGATTCAGAAGATCCGGCTGACGCGCGTGATTGTTGCGCATCGGCCGGAAACGATTGCCATGGCAGAGCGGCTGGTGGTACTGCAACAAGGGAAAATAGTGAAGGATGTGATGCAGGAGACAAGAGAGTCTGCGTGA
- a CDS encoding HlyD family efflux transporter periplasmic adaptor subunit, whose amino-acid sequence MRDQPSAPASPATPPQAVQPLFRQQALEHLSSRQYGTVILARPVSHLFLTLLFLGIALAIIAFFIFFSTTRKAQSQGVLLPTSGVIRVMPGQSGVITEARVKEGQTVRAGEVLFVLSGERSSANAGAPQQVVSTLLKSRRDSYDAELKQSSLQSRQRMAAGQRRASDLTAEIARMEDQIVLQQRRITLAEQSYKRYSDLHATNYISSAQLQDKQAELLDQHQRLAELQRIKSASGRDLATAQADVRDLQVQAQRDAENLQRNASEIEQDLTENEARREILVRAAQDGKVTAITTEIGQTVAANSVLASVLPMGAELEAEIYAPSRSVGFIKPGMQVLLRYQAYPYQKFGQYPAQVREVASTSLRPEDLAVPGAVSGTNGEPLYRIRLRLQRQSVQAYGETLPLKSGMLVDASVLLEQRRLYEWVLEPLFSISGRL is encoded by the coding sequence TTGCGTGATCAACCCAGTGCTCCGGCGTCGCCAGCAACTCCCCCTCAAGCTGTCCAACCGCTGTTCCGCCAGCAAGCCCTCGAGCACCTGAGCAGCCGCCAATATGGCACGGTCATCCTGGCGCGTCCCGTCAGCCATCTGTTCCTGACCCTGCTGTTTCTGGGCATCGCGCTGGCCATCATCGCTTTTTTCATTTTCTTCAGCACCACCCGCAAGGCGCAGTCGCAAGGCGTGCTGCTGCCGACCAGCGGCGTGATTCGCGTCATGCCGGGCCAGTCTGGCGTGATTACCGAAGCGCGCGTGAAGGAAGGCCAGACCGTGCGCGCTGGCGAGGTACTGTTCGTATTGTCGGGCGAGCGCAGCAGCGCGAATGCGGGTGCGCCGCAGCAAGTGGTGTCGACCTTGCTGAAAAGCCGGCGCGACAGTTATGACGCGGAGCTGAAACAATCCAGCCTGCAATCGCGCCAGCGCATGGCGGCCGGGCAGCGCCGTGCCAGCGACCTGACGGCCGAAATCGCCCGCATGGAAGACCAGATCGTGTTGCAGCAGCGCCGCATCACGCTGGCCGAGCAATCGTACAAGCGCTACAGCGACCTGCACGCCACCAACTATATTTCCTCGGCGCAGTTGCAGGACAAGCAGGCCGAGCTGCTGGACCAGCACCAGCGCCTGGCGGAACTGCAGCGCATCAAGTCGGCCAGCGGGCGCGACCTGGCTACTGCCCAGGCCGATGTACGCGACCTGCAGGTGCAGGCCCAGCGCGATGCGGAAAACCTGCAGCGCAATGCGTCGGAGATCGAGCAGGACCTGACCGAAAACGAGGCGCGCCGCGAGATCCTGGTGCGCGCCGCGCAAGATGGCAAGGTCACGGCGATCACCACTGAGATCGGCCAGACGGTGGCCGCCAACAGCGTGCTGGCCTCGGTGCTGCCGATGGGCGCGGAACTGGAAGCGGAAATCTATGCGCCATCGCGCTCGGTCGGCTTTATCAAGCCCGGCATGCAGGTGCTGCTGCGCTACCAGGCCTATCCGTACCAGAAATTCGGCCAGTATCCGGCCCAGGTGCGCGAAGTGGCCAGCACCTCGCTGCGACCGGAAGACCTGGCTGTGCCGGGCGCCGTCAGCGGCACCAATGGCGAACCCTTGTACCGCATCCGCTTGCGCCTGCAGCGCCAGAGCGTGCAGGCGTATGGCGAAACGCTGCCTTTGAAGTCGGGCATGCTGGTCGACGCCAGCGTGCTGCTGGAACAGCGCCGCCTGTATGAATGGGTGCTGGAGCCGCTGTTCAGCATTTCCGGGCGCCTGTAA
- a CDS encoding class IIb bacteriocin, lactobin A/cerein 7B family codes for MQELDDNDLEEISGGNIPESSVGDAWGMG; via the coding sequence ATGCAAGAATTAGATGATAATGATTTAGAAGAAATATCAGGTGGAAATATTCCTGAAAGCTCGGTTGGCGATGCTTGGGGCATGGGTTAA
- a CDS encoding helix-turn-helix domain-containing protein, whose protein sequence is MKLLILQPAEQQTLRDMGVFHQHPRVRIRAQAIVRLSQGLTLQQTANEFHVHLNSIEAWRQRWNKQGLMGLYEGHHTGRKRKWTAEQQETLRALAQADGGSANSLLRTLAQTEGLPVISQETARRYLHEMQFSYKRYRYSLKKSIRLKLSASPHG, encoded by the coding sequence ATGAAACTACTGATACTACAACCGGCTGAACAGCAAACATTGCGCGACATGGGTGTTTTTCATCAGCATCCACGTGTCCGGATACGTGCCCAAGCGATCGTTCGATTGAGTCAGGGACTGACTTTGCAGCAAACCGCGAACGAATTCCATGTCCATCTGAACAGCATTGAAGCATGGCGGCAACGCTGGAACAAGCAAGGCCTGATGGGTCTTTATGAAGGCCATCATACCGGGCGCAAACGCAAGTGGACGGCCGAACAGCAAGAGACACTGCGCGCATTGGCGCAAGCCGATGGGGGCAGCGCCAACAGCCTGCTACGGACTCTGGCGCAAACGGAAGGCTTGCCAGTCATCAGCCAGGAAACGGCAAGGCGATATCTGCATGAGATGCAGTTCAGCTACAAGCGCTACCGTTACAGTTTAAAAAAAAGCATCCGCCTGAAGCTTTCGGCAAGTCCGCACGGATAA